One Luteimonas sp. MC1825 DNA segment encodes these proteins:
- the pilH gene encoding twitching motility response regulator PilH yields MARILIVDDSPSQLMGIRRIVEKLGHEALTAEDGAAGFEAAKRELPDLVLMDVVMPNLNGFQATRSITREPTTRHIPVILVTTKDQETDKVWGMRQGARAYLTKPFSEAELADAIVRVIAPEPAPPTAA; encoded by the coding sequence ATGGCGCGCATCCTGATCGTCGACGATTCGCCGTCGCAACTGATGGGCATCCGTCGCATCGTCGAGAAGCTTGGGCACGAGGCCTTGACCGCCGAAGACGGCGCGGCCGGTTTCGAGGCCGCCAAGCGCGAACTTCCCGACCTTGTGCTGATGGACGTGGTGATGCCGAACCTCAACGGCTTCCAGGCCACGCGCTCGATCACCCGCGAGCCGACCACGCGCCACATCCCGGTGATCCTGGTGACCACCAAGGACCAGGAAACCGACAAGGTCTGGGGCATGCGCCAGGGCGCGCGCGCCTACCTGACCAAGCCGTTTTCCGAGGCCGAACTGGCCGACGCGATCGTCCGCGTGATCGCACCGGAACCCGCGCCGCCGACCGCGGCCTGA
- a CDS encoding DnaJ C-terminal domain-containing protein yields the protein MQFKDYYDTLGVEPTAGEAELKTAYRRLARKYHPDVSKERDAEARFKAVNEAYEALRDPERRKSYDQLRARGYRPGDEVQAPPGGFGGGGGQGFDYEEVFGGGGNGGFSDFFESMFRRQGQRGGPGYSAPPRGDIRARLAVPLDVVHRGDAMRISVGGRTLQVRVPRGIRPGQVIRLAGQGERGGNLLLEVEYATDPRFEVDGRNIIYALQVAPWDAALGASVSVPTLGGTVELKVPAGSEAGRRLRLRGRGLPGSGGQADGDQIVEIEIQAPAPRDDAQRAAYAALRDAFAGG from the coding sequence ATGCAGTTCAAGGACTACTACGACACCCTCGGCGTCGAGCCCACGGCGGGCGAGGCCGAGCTCAAGACCGCCTACCGGCGGCTGGCCCGCAAGTACCACCCGGACGTGAGCAAGGAGCGCGACGCGGAAGCGCGTTTCAAGGCCGTCAACGAGGCCTACGAAGCGCTGCGCGATCCCGAGCGGCGCAAGTCCTACGACCAGCTGCGCGCGCGTGGCTACCGCCCGGGTGACGAGGTGCAGGCGCCCCCGGGCGGCTTCGGTGGTGGCGGCGGACAGGGCTTCGACTACGAGGAGGTATTCGGCGGCGGCGGCAACGGCGGCTTCAGCGACTTCTTCGAAAGCATGTTCAGGCGCCAGGGCCAACGCGGTGGGCCGGGCTATTCCGCGCCGCCGCGCGGCGACATCCGCGCACGCCTGGCGGTGCCGCTGGACGTCGTGCACCGCGGCGATGCGATGCGCATCTCGGTCGGCGGGCGCACGCTGCAGGTCAGGGTGCCGCGTGGCATCCGCCCGGGGCAGGTGATCCGCCTGGCCGGGCAGGGCGAACGCGGCGGAAACCTGCTGCTCGAGGTCGAATACGCCACCGACCCGCGCTTCGAGGTCGATGGCCGCAACATCATCTATGCCCTGCAGGTGGCGCCCTGGGATGCCGCGCTGGGCGCCAGTGTCAGCGTGCCGACGCTCGGTGGCACGGTGGAACTGAAGGTGCCTGCGGGCTCCGAGGCGGGGCGTCGACTGCGGCTGCGTGGCCGTGGACTGCCGGGCAGCGGCGGCCAGGCCGATGGGGACCAGATCGTCGAGATCGAGATCCAGGCGCCGGCGCCGCGCGATGACGCCCAGCGCGCGGCCTACGCGGCCCTGCGCGACGCGTTCGCGGGCGGGTGA
- a CDS encoding peroxiredoxin, producing MSIQPGDTIPEVTLKHINDGVQTIDTPTLFANKKVVLFAVPGAFTPTCSDHHLPGFVQNFDRFRQRGIEVACMAVNDPFVMQAWGTSQHVPDGLRMLSDGNGDFARALGLEMDASAFGMGTRSKRFALYAEDRVVKALFVEAPGEFKVSAAEHVLDAIG from the coding sequence ATGTCCATCCAGCCCGGTGACACCATTCCCGAGGTCACGCTCAAGCACATCAACGACGGCGTGCAGACCATCGACACCCCGACCCTGTTCGCCAACAAGAAGGTGGTGCTGTTCGCCGTCCCCGGCGCGTTCACGCCGACCTGCTCCGACCACCACCTCCCGGGCTTCGTGCAGAACTTCGACAGGTTCCGCCAGCGCGGCATCGAAGTCGCCTGCATGGCGGTCAACGATCCCTTCGTGATGCAGGCCTGGGGCACGAGCCAGCACGTGCCGGACGGGCTGCGCATGCTGTCCGACGGCAACGGTGATTTCGCGCGCGCGCTCGGCCTGGAAATGGACGCCAGTGCGTTCGGCATGGGCACGCGCAGCAAGCGCTTCGCGCTCTATGCCGAGGACCGCGTGGTCAAGGCGCTGTTCGTCGAGGCCCCGGGCGAGTTCAAGGTGTCGGCCGCGGAGCACGTGCTCGACGCGATCGGCTGA
- a CDS encoding TIGR00730 family Rossman fold protein, whose translation MKSLCVYCGSNTGAHPAYLRHAIALGTRMAQDGIRLVYGGGNIGLMGAVADAVLAAGGEVVGVIPKQLVDMEVAHLGLTELEVVASMHERKSRMFDLADAFVALPGGFGTLEEIVEMLTWRQLGISDKPCAILDVEGYYQPLIAMMDTMVAERFLHPGQREDLWTGGDIDAMLAWMRNYRPAQASKWLDEKRSRELR comes from the coding sequence ATGAAAAGCCTTTGCGTGTACTGCGGCTCCAATACCGGCGCGCACCCCGCCTACCTCCGGCATGCGATCGCCCTGGGGACGCGCATGGCGCAGGACGGCATCCGCCTGGTCTATGGCGGCGGCAACATCGGCCTGATGGGCGCGGTGGCCGACGCGGTGCTCGCCGCGGGCGGCGAGGTGGTGGGCGTGATCCCGAAGCAGCTGGTCGACATGGAAGTGGCGCACCTCGGGCTTACCGAGCTGGAAGTCGTGGCATCGATGCACGAGCGCAAGTCGCGGATGTTCGACCTTGCCGACGCCTTCGTCGCCCTGCCCGGCGGTTTCGGCACGCTGGAGGAGATCGTCGAGATGCTCACCTGGCGGCAGCTCGGCATCAGCGACAAGCCGTGCGCGATCCTCGACGTCGAAGGCTACTACCAGCCGCTGATCGCGATGATGGACACGATGGTGGCCGAGCGGTTCCTGCACCCCGGCCAGCGCGAGGACCTGTGGACCGGCGGCGACATCGACGCCATGCTGGCGTGGATGCGCAACTACCGGCCGGCGCAGGCGTCGAAGTGGCTGGACGAGAAACGCAGCCGCGAGCTGCGCTGA
- the pbpC gene encoding penicillin-binding protein 1C, giving the protein MAEARGRGWRRVLPWLRWGTVAVLLMLLVLDQLFPPPLPRARDTSTLVTARDGTPLRAFADADGIWRHPATPESVSPLYLEALLAYEDRWFWRHPGVNPVALLRAGWQMAGNRRIVSGGSTLTMQVARILDPHPRTLPGKLRQLLRALQLEAHLSKRAILALYLERAPFGGTIEGVEAASWAYLGKPAARLSHAEAALLAVLPQAPTRLRPDREPEAARRARDKVLARMVALGRWDQALVDDAMVEPVVARALRPPLLAALLAQRLRSAQPGKERITSTIDAALQRTLEERVTAYFASLPERTSAALLVVDNASMEAQAYVGSAAFGDAPRLGHVDMVQAWRSPGSTLKPFLYGMALDDGIVHSESLLLDAPQSFGGYRPGNFDAAFNGPVGLATALRLSLNVPAVDLLDRVGATRFAARLDHAGIALRFPRGVQPNLSLILGGTGARLEDLVGAHASLARGGVAGRVRYMPDAPQVERRLLSPGAAWIVNEILAANPRPGERIDTFDTGQRPRVAWKTGTSYGFRDAWALGATRRHTVGVWVGRPDGTPLPGQYGAVTALPLMFEVIDSLPRRPGDGARQAAPASVGRETVCWPLGTSASAQPAAACQRSMQAWVLDGAVPPTLPEREARAWAGGLERFEIDAASGQRLSAECTQAHRREARVLARWPALATPWLTAAERARSELPPLAADCRDDGREAVASLRIEGVNDGALLVRPPGAARPPRLALRAVGAAGRVQWLLNGRWIGETRAGQVLQREFAVPGRQQLTALADSGAWSSLAFDVGR; this is encoded by the coding sequence ATGGCTGAAGCACGCGGGCGCGGCTGGCGACGCGTGCTGCCCTGGCTGCGGTGGGGCACCGTGGCCGTGCTGCTCATGCTGCTGGTGCTCGACCAGCTGTTCCCGCCGCCGCTGCCGCGCGCCCGCGACACCAGCACGCTGGTGACCGCGCGCGACGGCACGCCACTGCGTGCATTCGCCGACGCCGACGGCATCTGGCGACACCCGGCCACGCCGGAGTCGGTCTCTCCGCTGTACCTGGAAGCGCTGCTCGCCTACGAGGACCGCTGGTTCTGGCGGCATCCCGGCGTAAACCCGGTGGCGCTGCTGCGCGCCGGCTGGCAGATGGCGGGTAATCGCCGCATCGTCTCCGGCGGCTCCACCCTGACCATGCAGGTGGCGCGCATCCTCGACCCGCATCCGCGCACGCTGCCCGGCAAGCTGCGGCAGCTGCTGCGCGCGCTGCAGCTCGAAGCGCATCTGTCCAAGCGCGCGATCCTCGCCCTGTACCTGGAACGCGCACCGTTCGGCGGCACCATCGAAGGCGTGGAGGCCGCGAGCTGGGCGTACCTGGGCAAGCCGGCGGCGCGCCTGTCGCACGCCGAAGCGGCGTTGCTCGCCGTGCTCCCGCAGGCGCCGACGCGGCTGCGCCCGGACCGCGAGCCGGAGGCCGCTCGCCGCGCGCGCGACAAGGTGCTGGCGCGGATGGTGGCGTTGGGCCGCTGGGACCAGGCGCTGGTCGACGACGCCATGGTGGAGCCGGTGGTCGCGCGCGCGCTGCGCCCGCCGCTGCTCGCCGCGCTGCTCGCGCAGCGCCTGAGGAGCGCGCAGCCGGGCAAGGAGCGCATCACCTCCACCATCGACGCCGCCCTGCAGCGCACCCTCGAGGAACGCGTCACCGCGTACTTCGCCAGCCTGCCCGAGCGCACGTCGGCGGCGCTGCTGGTGGTCGACAACGCCAGCATGGAAGCGCAGGCCTACGTGGGCTCGGCGGCGTTCGGCGACGCCCCGCGGCTGGGCCATGTCGACATGGTGCAGGCCTGGCGTTCGCCCGGATCGACCCTGAAGCCATTCCTGTACGGCATGGCGCTCGACGACGGCATCGTGCATTCGGAAAGCCTGCTGCTCGACGCGCCGCAGTCGTTCGGCGGCTACCGTCCCGGCAACTTCGATGCCGCCTTCAACGGCCCGGTCGGGCTGGCCACCGCGCTGCGCCTGTCGCTCAACGTGCCGGCGGTGGACCTGCTCGACCGTGTCGGCGCCACGCGCTTCGCGGCGCGGCTCGACCACGCCGGGATCGCGCTGCGGTTCCCGCGCGGGGTGCAGCCCAACCTGTCGCTGATCCTGGGTGGCACCGGTGCGCGGCTCGAGGACCTGGTCGGGGCGCACGCGTCGCTCGCGCGTGGCGGCGTCGCCGGCCGCGTGCGCTACATGCCGGATGCGCCGCAGGTCGAGCGGCGACTGCTGTCACCCGGTGCGGCGTGGATCGTCAACGAGATCCTCGCCGCCAATCCGCGTCCCGGCGAGCGCATCGACACGTTCGATACCGGACAGCGGCCGCGGGTGGCGTGGAAGACCGGCACGAGCTACGGGTTTCGCGACGCCTGGGCGCTGGGTGCAACGCGCCGGCACACGGTCGGCGTGTGGGTCGGACGGCCCGACGGCACGCCGCTGCCGGGCCAGTACGGCGCGGTGACCGCGCTGCCGCTGATGTTCGAGGTGATCGACAGCCTGCCGCGTCGCCCGGGCGACGGCGCGCGCCAAGCCGCCCCGGCAAGCGTGGGCCGCGAGACCGTCTGCTGGCCGCTGGGAACGTCGGCGAGCGCGCAGCCAGCGGCTGCCTGCCAGCGGTCGATGCAGGCCTGGGTGCTGGATGGCGCGGTGCCGCCGACGCTGCCCGAACGCGAGGCCCGCGCGTGGGCCGGCGGGCTGGAACGTTTCGAGATCGATGCCGCAAGCGGCCAGCGCCTGTCGGCCGAGTGCACGCAGGCGCACCGGCGCGAGGCGCGGGTGCTGGCGCGCTGGCCCGCGCTGGCCACGCCCTGGCTCACGGCAGCCGAACGTGCGCGTTCGGAACTGCCACCGTTGGCAGCGGATTGCCGTGACGACGGCCGTGAAGCCGTGGCGTCGTTGCGCATCGAGGGCGTCAATGACGGCGCGCTCCTGGTGCGCCCGCCCGGGGCCGCGCGCCCGCCGCGCCTGGCCCTTCGCGCGGTCGGCGCAGCGGGCCGCGTGCAGTGGCTGCTCAACGGCCGCTGGATCGGCGAGACGCGCGCCGGCCAGGTGCTGCAGCGCGAGTTCGCTGTGCCCGGACGCCAGCAGCTGACCGCGCTCGCCGACAGTGGCGCGTGGTCGAGCCTCGCGTTCGACGTCGGCCGCTGA
- a CDS encoding YhdH/YhfP family quinone oxidoreductase: MTIPGRFNAFRIHNDDAGYRSGIEQVGVDDLAAGEIVIRAAYSSVNFKDALAGTGKGKILRRFPLVGGIDVAGHVVASSDAAFKEGDAVLVTGGGLGETRDGGYSEYARIQSATAIALPAELSLRDAMVLGTAGFTAALALLRMTENRQHPGLGPIAVTGASGGVGSLAVDIFSSAGYEVHAVSGKPGQAEYLAAIGASKVLGRDALATTRPLESERFGGGLDTVGGGMLASLLAQTVAYGNVASTGLAASHELTTTVMPFILRGVSLLGVASTSPARDIREEVWRRLASDWKPRHLDRICTREVRMEQLAEVFDGMLAGGSHGRTLVAI; the protein is encoded by the coding sequence ATGACCATTCCCGGCCGCTTCAACGCCTTCCGCATCCACAACGACGACGCGGGCTATCGCAGCGGCATCGAGCAGGTCGGGGTCGACGACCTCGCCGCCGGCGAGATCGTCATCCGCGCGGCGTACTCCTCGGTCAACTTCAAGGACGCGCTGGCCGGCACCGGCAAGGGCAAGATCCTGCGGCGGTTCCCCCTGGTCGGCGGCATCGACGTCGCCGGCCACGTGGTGGCGTCCAGTGACGCAGCGTTCAAGGAAGGCGACGCGGTGCTGGTCACCGGCGGCGGCCTGGGCGAGACCCGCGACGGCGGCTACAGCGAGTACGCGCGCATCCAGTCGGCGACGGCCATCGCGCTGCCGGCGGAGCTGTCGCTGCGTGACGCGATGGTGCTCGGCACGGCCGGGTTCACCGCGGCGCTGGCGCTGCTGCGCATGACCGAAAACCGCCAGCATCCGGGCCTCGGCCCGATCGCGGTCACCGGGGCCAGCGGCGGCGTCGGTTCGCTCGCGGTCGACATCTTCTCGTCGGCCGGTTACGAGGTGCACGCGGTCAGCGGCAAGCCCGGACAGGCGGAGTACCTCGCGGCGATCGGCGCCAGCAAGGTGCTGGGCCGCGACGCGCTGGCCACCACGCGTCCGCTGGAGTCCGAGCGCTTCGGTGGCGGCCTCGACACGGTCGGCGGCGGCATGCTCGCCAGCCTGCTGGCGCAGACCGTCGCCTACGGCAACGTCGCCAGCACCGGGCTTGCCGCAAGCCACGAACTGACGACTACCGTGATGCCCTTCATCCTGCGCGGCGTCTCGCTGCTCGGCGTGGCCTCGACCAGTCCCGCGCGCGACATCCGCGAAGAAGTCTGGCGCCGCCTCGCCTCGGACTGGAAGCCGCGCCACCTGGACCGCATCTGCACCCGCGAGGTGCGCATGGAGCAGCTGGCCGAGGTGTTCGACGGCATGCTCGCGGGCGGTTCGCACGGGCGCACGCTGGTCGCGATCTGA
- the lpdA gene encoding dihydrolipoyl dehydrogenase has product MAEQFDVVVIGAGPAGYHAAIRAAQLGMKVACIDAGLGKDGKPALGGTCLRVGCIPSKALLDSSRQFHNLQHIFSQHGITATDPKIDVGTMVGRKDAIVKQFTGGIAQLFKANKVAPFYGFATLHADRRVLVKQHDGSEVELTGTNVIIAAGSDSIELPFAKFDGDTIVDNVGGLDFTELPKRLAVIGAGVIGLELGSVWKRLGAEVVILEALPDFLAAADAEVSKLAAREFKKQGLDIKLGAKVSKAEVTTKGKTREVQVTYADKNGEQTITVDKLLVAVGRRAASKGLLAEGSGVKLTERGQIEVDEHCHTGVDGVWAVGDCVRGPMLAHKGFEEGIAVAELIAGLPGHVNFDTIPWVIYTEPELAWVGKTEQQLKEEGIPYKSGSFPFAANGRAVAMVEPAGFVKVLAHAETDRVLGMHLVGANVSELVHEGVLTMEFKGSADDLARICHAHPSLSEAIHDAAMAVDKRAIHKAN; this is encoded by the coding sequence ATGGCTGAACAGTTTGATGTTGTTGTCATCGGTGCGGGCCCCGCCGGCTACCACGCCGCGATCCGCGCCGCGCAGCTCGGCATGAAGGTCGCCTGCATCGACGCCGGGCTGGGCAAGGACGGCAAGCCCGCGCTCGGCGGCACCTGCCTGCGCGTGGGCTGCATCCCGTCGAAGGCGCTGCTGGATTCATCGCGCCAGTTCCACAACCTGCAGCACATCTTCAGCCAGCACGGCATCACCGCGACCGACCCGAAGATCGACGTCGGCACCATGGTCGGCCGCAAGGACGCCATCGTGAAGCAGTTCACCGGCGGCATCGCGCAGCTGTTCAAGGCCAACAAGGTCGCGCCGTTCTACGGCTTCGCCACCCTGCATGCCGATCGGCGGGTGTTGGTGAAGCAGCACGACGGCAGCGAGGTCGAGCTCACCGGCACCAACGTCATCATCGCCGCAGGCTCCGATTCCATCGAGCTGCCGTTCGCGAAGTTCGACGGCGACACGATCGTCGACAACGTCGGCGGCCTGGACTTCACGGAGTTGCCCAAGCGCCTGGCGGTGATCGGCGCGGGCGTGATCGGCCTGGAGCTCGGCAGCGTATGGAAGCGCCTCGGTGCCGAGGTCGTGATCCTGGAAGCCCTTCCCGACTTCCTGGCCGCGGCCGATGCCGAAGTGTCGAAGCTCGCGGCGCGCGAGTTCAAGAAGCAGGGCCTGGACATCAAGCTCGGCGCCAAGGTGTCGAAGGCCGAAGTGACCACCAAGGGCAAGACCAGGGAAGTCCAGGTCACCTACGCCGACAAGAACGGCGAGCAGACCATCACCGTCGACAAGCTGCTGGTGGCCGTGGGCCGCCGTGCCGCGTCGAAGGGGCTGCTGGCCGAGGGTTCCGGCGTGAAGCTCACCGAGCGTGGGCAGATCGAGGTCGACGAGCATTGCCATACCGGCGTCGACGGCGTCTGGGCGGTCGGCGACTGCGTACGCGGGCCGATGCTGGCGCACAAGGGCTTCGAGGAGGGCATCGCGGTGGCGGAGCTTATCGCCGGCCTGCCCGGCCACGTCAACTTCGACACCATTCCCTGGGTCATCTACACCGAGCCGGAGCTCGCCTGGGTCGGCAAGACCGAGCAGCAGCTCAAGGAAGAAGGCATTCCGTACAAGTCCGGCAGCTTCCCGTTCGCCGCCAACGGCCGCGCCGTGGCGATGGTCGAGCCGGCCGGCTTCGTGAAGGTGCTGGCGCACGCCGAGACCGACCGCGTGCTCGGCATGCACCTGGTCGGCGCGAACGTGTCGGAGCTGGTGCACGAGGGCGTGCTGACCATGGAGTTCAAGGGCTCGGCCGACGACCTGGCGCGCATCTGCCACGCGCATCCGAGTCTCTCGGAAGCGATCCACGACGCCGCGATGGCGGTCGACAAGCGCGCCATCCACAAGGCGAACTGA